A DNA window from Fragaria vesca subsp. vesca linkage group LG3, FraVesHawaii_1.0, whole genome shotgun sequence contains the following coding sequences:
- the LOC101293765 gene encoding subtilisin-like protease-like, with translation MSSYIVYLGRHCHGLNPTSLELQAATNSHYDLLGSVLGSNERAQEAMFYSYTGQINGFAAVLDEEEASQIAKNPNVVSVLPNRKVELHTTHSWEFMELEDKAGVPRPGSLWKKAKFGENIIIGNLDTGVWPESESFNDEGFGPIPSKWRGACLFDTKDKVRCNRKLIGARYFNKGYLANVKLNKDTIPPSLLVSPRDQEGHGSHTLSTAGGSFVPGANAFGNGNGTAKGGSPKARVAAYKVCWPSVDGYTEGGCFAADIFAAFDAAISDGVDVLSLSLGGNAVEFSQDEISIGAFHADKHGIVVVCSAGNSGPTPGTVTNVAPWMLTVGASTLDREFTSFLTFGRGKHLKGTSLSSTGLPSKKYFPLISGANANAATARPEDSLLCLNGTLNPKKVKGKILVCLRGGDISRTEKGVMAALAGAVGMVLVNDEESGNDITADPHVLPATHLTYTDGKRVFEYLNSTKTPLARITRVKTVHGTKPAPVMAAFSSRGPSPIEPSILKPDITAPGVDIIAAFTGATSPTDPSNKPRPRYITESGTSMSCPHVSGIVGLLKTLYPTWSPAAIRSAIITTARRWDNVGESILDSTKEPATPFAYGAGHVNPNRAADPGLVYDLTTNDYLNFLFPDLQDKPITIYRRVKNVGTPGTYVAQVQAPAGVSVSVQPSKLEFKSVGEEKEFKVTLKANSKVRNQDYVFGELKWSDGKHYVTSPIAVMQY, from the exons ATGAGT TCTTACATTGTGTACTTGGGAAGACATTGCCATGGCCTGAACCCTACATCCCTCGAACTCCAAGCCGCTACGAATTCTCATTACGATTTGCTTGGAAGTGTTTTGGGCAG CAATGAGAGGGCCCAAGAAGCAATGTTTTACTCCTATACTGGCCAGATCAATGGCTTTGCTGCTGTCTTAGATGAAGAAGAGGCTTCACAGATTGCTA AGAATCCAAATGTTGTTTCTGTTTTACCAAACAGAAAAGTAGAACTACATACAACTCATTCATGGGAATTTATGGAATTAGAAGACAAAGCTGGAGTACCTCGTCCCGGTTCTCTTTGGAAGAAAGCAAAGTTTGGTGAAAATATTATCATTGGAAACCTTGACACTG GTGTGTGGCCGGAATCAGAGAGCTTTAACGACGAAGGATTTGGACCAATCCCATCCAAGTGGCGTGGAGCTTGTCTGTTTGACACCAAAGACAAAGTTCGTTGCAACAG GAAGCTAATCGGAGCAAGGTACTTTAACAAAGGCTACTTGGCGAATGTCAAACTCAATAAGGACACCATTCCACCCAGTCTTCTCGTCTCCCCTCGTGACCAGGAAGGCCATGGCTCACATACCCTTTCGACAGCCGGTGGCAGTTTTGTGCCGGGGGCTAATGCTTTTGGAAATGGAAATGGCACTGCTAAAGGTGGATCCCCGAAAGCTCGTGTTGCTGCTTACAAAGTGTGTTGGCCTAGTGTTGATGGCTATACAGAAGGAGGGTGTTTCGCTGCAGACATCTTTGCCGCGTTTGATGCTGCAATCAGTGACGGTGTTGATGTTCTTTCTTTGTCTCTTGGTGGTAATGCTGTAGAGTTTTCGCAGGATGAGATCTCAATAGGAGCGTTCCATGCCGATAAGCATGGAATCGTTGTGGTGTGCTCAGCTGGTAATTCAGGGCCTACTCCGGGTACAGTGACTAATGTTGCACCTTGGATGTTAACAGTTGGAGCTAGCACCCTTGATCGCGAATTCACTAGTTTTCTAACCTTTGGAAGGGGGAAGCATCTGAAG GGAACAAGTCTTTCCTCAACAGGTTTGCCATCTAAAAAGTATTTTCCTTTGATAAGTGGAGCCAATGCTAATGCAGCTACTGCGCGTCCTGAAGATTC CTTGCTATGTTTGAATGGAACCCTCAACCCAAAGAAGGTGAAGGGAAAAATCTTGGTATGTCTACGTGGTGGTGATATTTCGAGGACAGAAAAGGGCGTGATGGCAGCCCTTGCTGGTGCTGTTGGAATGGTTTTGGTTAATGATGAGGAAAGTGGAAATGACATTACAGCTGATCCTCATGTGCTCCCGGCTACACATCTCACTTACACTGATGGAAAACGTGTCTTTGAGTACTTGAATTCTACCAA GACTCCTTTGGCTCGCATTACTCGTGTTAAGACGGTACATGGAACAAAGCCAGCTCCAGTTATGGCTGCTTTCTCATCTCGGGGACCAAGTCCCATTGAGCCATCAATCCTCAAG CCTGATATCACAGCACCAGGAGTGGATATAATTGCTGCTTTTACTGGAGCAACTAGTCCAACTGACCCGTCTAATAAGCCTCGCCCACGTTACATTACAGAATCTGGAACTTCTATGTCATGCCCTCATGTATCTGGAATCGTTGGTCTTCTGAAAACACTCTACCCGACATGGAGCCCTGCTGCTATTAGATCTGCAATCATAACCACAG CAAGAAGATGGGACAATGTAGGGGAGTCAATTTTGGATTCAACCAAGGAACCGGCAACACCATTTGCTTATGGTGCAGGCCATGTTAATCCGAATCGCGCAGCAGATCCGGGACTTGTCTATGACTTAACTACCAATGATTACTTGAATTTCTTAT TTCCTGATCTTCAGGACAAACCAATTACCATTTATAGAAGAGTGAAGAATGTTGGTACTCCAGGCACATATGTAGCACAGGTTCAAGCACCAGCTGGAGTTTCTGTTTCGGTTCAGCCTAGCAAGCTGGAATTTAAGTCTGTTGGTGAAGAGAAGGAATTCAAGGTTACGCTGAAGGCGAATAGTAAGGTTCGAAATCAAGACTATGTGTTTGGAGAATTGAAATGGTCTGATGGCAAGCACTATGTGACGAGTCCTATTGCTGTGATGCAATACTAG